In one window of Gossypium arboreum isolate Shixiya-1 chromosome 4, ASM2569848v2, whole genome shotgun sequence DNA:
- the LOC108455379 gene encoding uncharacterized protein LOC108455379 — MAEYEACIIGIRTAIECKIKMLEVCRDSPLVIYQLKGEWKTRDPKYINYRRLVLELIEEFDDITFCYLLLDENLMADVLATLASMIKVNKQEDVKLIQISIYEAAAHCYNIKEEEQKYDYPWYHDILRYLKNCEYSDQATENDKRTLRKLASDYVLDGGILYKRRND; from the coding sequence ATGGCTGAATACGAAGCATGTATCATAGGAATTCGTACTGCCATAGAATGCAAGATCAAAATGTTAGAGGTCTGTAGAGATTCTCCGCTAGTAATCTATCAACTTAAAGGTGAATGGAAGACGAGAGACCCTAAGTATATCAATTATCGAAGGCTGGTTCTGGAGCTAAttgaagagtttgatgacatcaccttctgcTACCTTCTACTAGATGAAAATTTGATGGCTGATGTCTTGGCTACTTTGGCTTCCATGATCAAAGTGAACAAACAAGAGGATGTGAAACTAATCCAGATAAGTATTTATGAGGCtgcggctcattgttacaacatcaAAGAAGAAGAACAAAAATATGATTATCCTTGGTACCATGATATACTGCGATATTTGAAGAATTGTGAATACTCTGACCAAGCtactgagaatgataaaagaacGTTGAGAAAACTGGCCAGTGACTATGTATTAGATGGGGGGATCCTATATAAAAGGAGAAATGATTAg